In Saccharomonospora marina XMU15, one genomic interval encodes:
- a CDS encoding CaiB/BaiF CoA transferase family protein: MAEHDDQRSCAALPERQVLDDLRVIDLSRWVAGEYATKLFADFGADVVKVEKPGRGSLTRAYGPFPGDQPDPERSALFLHLNTNKRSIALDLTDEADREVLLKLVETADAVVESFRPGHLERLGLGPEVLLERNPRLVLTRISAFGQTGPYRDHEATGIVLQAMGGPMNATGQADAAPLRKPGQLEHYTIGRAAGQATLAGLTHARRNATSAVIDVSGHEVLLSGADRRASYLLAAAYSGMVAPRGMRSPHRHGATFTGPFRALDGYVMVYVTNSEFWNRLVSLIGADDESFRDSYLDRQTLAGEDRERFLARVRQWFAERTKTEAMEAAEAARIPVTAYLKVSEVLACGHFRDRGAFARAEHPVAGSLQYPAAPWRMRNGYRLRRAAPTLDQHGADIRAEVAGAGRASASRPPATARPVPALHGIRVVDLTVVWSGPGATALLGDLGAEVIRLEGNNRRGRQVSAGVTKESIAATGYHGGTYPDRDPGDRPYDRSAVFNWHARNKLSACCNLDTPQGRKAALDLLRVSDVLVENNSNGVLEKLGIGHERLAKLNPRLIVARMPPLGMTGPMSRYLGYGPNFNALVGIAAMDGYEGCEPDTAGENYHMDEAAPSGLAFAVLAALWDRARTGEGGLIEFAQAENVLAEVGEYVLDHQFNQRDPAVLGNTDARMLQDVYRTAEPDTWVAVSVRDDTDWEALCSAIGLTGERGLDIRLRQRDSRRLRDRIGAWVRERTAAEVVTILRAARVPVGEVLTETRVLADEHLRARGWFRQRSHPAVGTHRYPGQPWRADSFELAYGRPLPGFGEDNEYVYKTVLGYSDEQYDDLVRRGLVTDRQLV, from the coding sequence TTGGCCGAGCACGATGATCAGCGATCTTGCGCCGCGCTGCCGGAAAGGCAGGTGCTTGACGACCTCCGGGTGATCGACCTCTCCCGTTGGGTGGCGGGCGAGTACGCCACCAAACTGTTCGCCGACTTCGGCGCCGACGTCGTCAAGGTCGAGAAGCCGGGCCGGGGCAGTCTCACCCGCGCCTACGGACCGTTCCCCGGTGACCAGCCGGATCCCGAACGCAGCGCGCTGTTTCTGCACCTGAACACCAACAAGCGCTCGATCGCGCTCGACCTGACCGACGAGGCCGACCGCGAGGTGCTGCTGAAGCTGGTGGAGACCGCCGATGCCGTGGTGGAGTCGTTCCGTCCCGGTCATCTCGAGCGGCTGGGACTGGGCCCGGAGGTGTTGCTGGAGCGCAACCCGCGCCTGGTGCTGACGCGGATCAGCGCGTTCGGACAGACCGGTCCCTACCGCGACCACGAGGCGACCGGAATCGTGCTGCAGGCGATGGGTGGCCCGATGAACGCCACCGGCCAGGCCGACGCGGCCCCGCTGCGCAAACCCGGACAGTTGGAGCACTACACCATCGGCCGCGCGGCGGGCCAGGCCACGCTGGCCGGGCTGACACACGCGCGCCGCAACGCGACCTCGGCGGTGATCGACGTCTCCGGGCACGAGGTGCTGCTCTCCGGCGCCGACCGCCGAGCCTCGTACCTGCTCGCCGCCGCCTACTCCGGCATGGTCGCGCCCCGAGGGATGCGAAGCCCCCACCGGCACGGTGCCACGTTCACCGGCCCGTTCCGCGCACTCGACGGCTACGTCATGGTTTACGTCACCAACTCCGAGTTCTGGAACCGATTGGTGTCGCTGATCGGCGCCGACGACGAGTCCTTTCGCGACAGCTACCTCGACAGGCAGACGCTGGCGGGTGAGGACAGGGAGCGATTCCTGGCACGCGTGCGGCAGTGGTTCGCCGAGCGCACCAAGACCGAAGCGATGGAGGCCGCCGAGGCCGCCCGTATACCCGTCACCGCCTATCTGAAGGTGTCGGAGGTGCTGGCCTGCGGACACTTCCGCGACCGCGGTGCGTTCGCCAGGGCCGAGCATCCGGTGGCCGGTAGCCTGCAGTACCCGGCCGCGCCGTGGCGGATGCGAAACGGCTACCGGCTGCGGCGCGCCGCCCCCACCCTCGACCAGCACGGTGCGGATATCCGTGCCGAAGTCGCGGGAGCGGGCAGGGCGAGCGCGTCACGGCCGCCCGCGACGGCGAGGCCGGTGCCTGCGCTGCACGGCATCCGCGTCGTCGACCTCACCGTGGTGTGGTCCGGCCCCGGCGCCACCGCCCTGCTCGGTGACCTCGGTGCGGAAGTGATCAGGCTCGAGGGCAACAACCGGCGCGGCAGGCAGGTATCGGCAGGTGTCACCAAGGAGTCGATCGCGGCGACCGGGTACCACGGCGGGACCTACCCCGACCGCGACCCAGGAGACCGGCCCTACGACCGTTCCGCGGTGTTCAACTGGCACGCACGCAACAAGTTGTCCGCGTGCTGCAATCTCGACACCCCGCAAGGCCGAAAGGCAGCGCTCGACCTGCTGCGCGTCAGCGACGTGTTGGTGGAGAACAACAGCAACGGCGTGCTGGAGAAACTCGGCATCGGCCACGAGCGGCTGGCGAAACTGAATCCTCGGTTGATCGTCGCGCGAATGCCACCGCTGGGCATGACCGGGCCGATGAGCCGGTACCTCGGATACGGTCCCAACTTCAACGCGCTCGTCGGTATCGCCGCGATGGACGGCTACGAGGGGTGCGAGCCGGACACGGCGGGCGAGAACTACCACATGGACGAGGCGGCTCCCTCGGGTCTGGCCTTCGCCGTGCTCGCGGCGTTGTGGGATCGCGCGCGCACGGGCGAGGGTGGCCTGATCGAGTTCGCCCAGGCGGAGAACGTCCTCGCCGAGGTGGGCGAGTACGTGCTGGATCACCAGTTCAACCAGCGCGATCCCGCGGTGCTGGGCAATACCGATGCCCGCATGCTGCAAGACGTCTACCGCACCGCCGAGCCCGACACGTGGGTGGCCGTTTCGGTGCGCGACGACACCGACTGGGAGGCGCTGTGCTCGGCGATCGGCCTGACCGGCGAGCGCGGCCTGGATATCCGGCTACGGCAACGCGACTCCCGAAGGCTACGGGATCGCATCGGTGCGTGGGTGCGCGAACGCACCGCGGCCGAGGTGGTGACCATCCTGCGCGCGGCACGGGTTCCGGTGGGTGAGGTGCTGACCGAGACCAGGGTGCTGGCCGACGAGCACCTGCGGGCGCGCGGCTGGTTCCGGCAGCGATCGCATCCGGCTGTCGGCACGCACCGCTACCCGGGGCAGCCCTGGCGCGCCGACAGCTTCGAACTCGCCTACGGCAGGCCGCTTCCCGGGTTCGGCGAGGACAACGAGTACGTCTACAAGACCGTGCTCGGCTACTCCGACGAGCAGTACGACGACCTGGTACGGCGAGGTCTGGTGACAGACCGGCAACTGGTGTGA
- a CDS encoding FAS1-like dehydratase domain-containing protein encodes MSQQSLIPDAVAQRVGSVVATACGEVLRRDWQRWAAAVGERNPLYFDPDHARAHGYRDVVCPPLYLQYAVLGVTRLEELREDGSSGAATGDLVFPSCPRRMAGGESTTFARPAYHGDVLTSVRVLAEVTEKHGRSGRFVLVTWNTSYVNQSRQLVAESTTSMIARP; translated from the coding sequence ATGTCGCAGCAGTCACTGATACCCGATGCGGTGGCGCAGCGCGTCGGCAGCGTGGTGGCCACGGCTTGCGGGGAGGTCCTGCGCCGGGACTGGCAGCGCTGGGCGGCCGCGGTGGGCGAGCGCAACCCGTTGTACTTCGACCCGGACCACGCGCGGGCACACGGCTACCGCGACGTCGTCTGCCCTCCGCTGTACCTGCAGTACGCCGTGCTGGGCGTGACCAGGCTGGAGGAACTGCGGGAGGACGGCTCATCCGGGGCGGCAACGGGAGACCTGGTCTTTCCTTCGTGTCCGAGGCGGATGGCGGGTGGGGAGAGCACCACGTTCGCCCGGCCCGCCTACCACGGCGACGTGCTCACCAGCGTTCGCGTGCTGGCCGAGGTGACCGAGAAGCACGGCAGGTCCGGGCGGTTCGTACTCGTCACCTGGAACACCAGCTACGTCAACCAGTCGCGGCAACTGGTCGCCGAGTCCACCACGTCGATGATCGCGCGGCCGTAG
- a CDS encoding hotdog family protein, producing MEPILFEQVYFEDVRPGQRIPALSVTVDPVRMFFFSAATYNGHRIHYDRSWARDVEGYPDTLVQGPLQAALLAKAVTDWIGGAGRLVTFSVRNRMSAHPGERLLFGGVVTATRVEGEQGLVDVEIKAERGDDVLLPGTATVCLPRRSDPDRRRA from the coding sequence ATGGAGCCGATATTGTTCGAGCAGGTCTACTTCGAGGACGTGCGACCCGGTCAGCGCATCCCTGCGCTTTCGGTGACCGTCGATCCGGTGCGGATGTTCTTCTTCAGCGCCGCCACCTACAACGGCCACCGGATTCACTACGACCGCAGCTGGGCACGTGACGTGGAGGGCTATCCGGACACGCTGGTGCAGGGACCGCTGCAGGCGGCGCTGCTCGCGAAAGCGGTGACCGACTGGATCGGCGGAGCAGGAAGGCTGGTCACGTTCTCCGTCCGCAACCGCATGTCAGCTCATCCGGGCGAGCGTCTGCTGTTCGGCGGTGTGGTAACCGCGACCAGGGTCGAGGGCGAGCAGGGCCTTGTGGACGTGGAGATCAAGGCCGAGCGCGGCGACGACGTGCTGCTGCCCGGTACGGCCACGGTCTGCCTTCCCCGGCGCAGCGACCCGGACCGGCGGAGGGCGTGA
- a CDS encoding thiolase family protein, protein MGLRGTAAIVGFHELPARRRQDGPAMSTLEQWATLSAAVLADAGIDPGRVGGLVAHGLAESKLFVPATLSEYLGIPLGFGEVVDLGGATSAGMVWRAAAAVELGLCEAVLAVVPGSRPPASTRNPPPEPGYLGASSGEYGSPQAEFEIPYGNLGQNAPYAQIAQRYAAEFGYDPRATAKIAVDQRANACAHPGAVFHGKPLTIADVLDSPVIAEPLHLLEIVLPVQGGAAVLVANADVARSGRNRPVWIKGFGEQVSFKTPTYAQDMVRSPIAASARRAFEMAGVDRAEIDVASIYDCYTITVLMSLEDAGFCEKGTGMRWIAEHDLTFRGDFPLNTAGGQLSFGQAGMAGGMHHVCDAVRQLMGRAGEAQVPGADTAFVTGTGGIMSEQVALVLRGE, encoded by the coding sequence ATGGGACTGCGAGGCACCGCGGCGATCGTCGGCTTCCACGAACTTCCCGCGCGACGGCGGCAGGACGGCCCTGCGATGTCCACGCTGGAGCAGTGGGCGACGTTGTCGGCGGCCGTGCTCGCCGACGCCGGTATCGACCCCGGTCGCGTCGGTGGTCTCGTGGCGCACGGTCTGGCCGAGTCCAAGCTGTTCGTGCCCGCCACCCTGTCGGAGTACCTGGGAATCCCGCTCGGCTTCGGCGAGGTGGTGGATCTGGGAGGAGCCACCTCGGCCGGGATGGTGTGGCGCGCCGCCGCCGCCGTCGAACTGGGCCTGTGCGAAGCCGTGTTGGCTGTGGTGCCCGGCTCCCGCCCTCCGGCATCTACCCGAAACCCGCCGCCCGAGCCGGGCTACCTCGGGGCCTCCAGCGGGGAGTACGGCTCACCGCAGGCCGAGTTCGAGATCCCCTACGGCAACCTCGGCCAGAACGCGCCCTACGCCCAGATCGCGCAACGCTACGCCGCGGAGTTCGGATACGACCCGCGCGCCACCGCGAAGATCGCGGTGGACCAGCGCGCCAACGCGTGCGCGCATCCGGGCGCGGTCTTCCACGGAAAGCCGTTGACGATCGCCGACGTGCTGGACAGTCCGGTAATCGCCGAACCGCTTCACCTGCTGGAGATCGTGCTGCCGGTGCAGGGCGGGGCAGCCGTGCTGGTGGCCAATGCCGACGTGGCGCGTTCCGGCCGAAACCGTCCGGTGTGGATCAAAGGGTTCGGTGAGCAGGTCTCGTTCAAGACACCGACCTACGCCCAGGACATGGTGCGCAGCCCGATCGCGGCGTCGGCGCGGCGGGCCTTCGAGATGGCCGGTGTCGACCGTGCCGAGATCGACGTGGCTTCGATCTACGACTGCTACACGATCACGGTGCTGATGAGCCTGGAGGACGCGGGTTTCTGCGAGAAGGGAACCGGGATGCGCTGGATCGCGGAGCACGACCTGACCTTTCGCGGCGACTTCCCGCTGAACACCGCGGGCGGCCAGCTTTCGTTCGGGCAGGCCGGAATGGCGGGCGGGATGCACCACGTCTGCGACGCGGTGCGGCAGCTGATGGGACGGGCCGGTGAGGCGCAGGTGCCTGGCGCGGACACGGCGTTTGTCACCGGAACCGGCGGGATCATGAGCGAGCAGGTGGCGCTCGTGCTACGAGGGGAGTGA
- a CDS encoding Zn-ribbon domain-containing OB-fold protein, with the protein MTEPVPRPVPEPTAVSAPFWESLRRHRIRIQYSPSLAEYVFYPRLLAPRTLADDLEWREISGLGTLYTYTVTHRPTAPPWRDAVPQSLAVVQWDEGPRFSTELVDVDPAEIWIGMRVEPVFTELSGEDVTMLRYRPAAGGAAGY; encoded by the coding sequence ATGACCGAACCGGTACCGCGCCCGGTCCCCGAACCGACGGCAGTCTCGGCGCCGTTCTGGGAGTCGTTGCGCCGCCACAGAATTCGAATCCAGTACTCGCCCTCGTTGGCGGAGTACGTGTTCTACCCGAGACTGCTGGCGCCGCGCACACTCGCCGACGACCTGGAATGGCGGGAGATCAGCGGGCTCGGCACGCTCTACACCTACACGGTCACCCACCGACCTACCGCACCACCATGGCGCGACGCGGTTCCGCAGTCGCTGGCCGTCGTGCAGTGGGACGAGGGACCGAGGTTCAGCACCGAACTGGTCGATGTGGACCCAGCGGAAATCTGGATCGGAATGCGGGTGGAACCGGTTTTCACCGAACTTTCCGGCGAGGACGTCACGATGCTGCGCTACCGGCCGGCAGCCGGTGGTGCAGCCGGTTACTAG
- a CDS encoding ABC transporter substrate-binding protein, translating into MKVRRTRRLWSIVGLLSVAALTVSCSSAGEDAAGSGTGEAGSDSTYQVGMIGTDSGGNPVRGGTFTMAGFSEPRLLDPAETIVAGSTGGVEMAAVYDVLLRWDSEANKVVPRLAESISANDDFTTWTLTLRDGVKFSDGSPLNAAAVKWSIERYVEKGATEAKLWQASVTKIGTPDERTVVFELADKWPTFDHMLTSGPGMIVAKSADAGGKFKPVGAGPFTFERHAPQEELVLKANDGYWDGRPNLDRIRVVYLNDPHASMESFGSGGVNSVFLRDPDLVDKALADKLPGFLNMVSLGNVAMINAAEGRPGADPRVRQAMHHAINPELIRQRAFQGAGVASNAIFPEFSQWHTDTEPLPYDPEQAKRLLSEAKADGFDGKVSYTDAQDPASRATALAFKSSLEAVGFEVELDLTRTVADQISKVAVKQDYDVAGWGISWREAGPYGRMFATLHSKGNLSAGMPTGKEMDALLDEFRGAETLEQQRAVMAKIQQQWNEDVPALVYGPTPEFLVWAENIHGVVDTTNSMVLLDKAWIEGGGS; encoded by the coding sequence ATGAAGGTGCGCAGAACGAGACGACTGTGGTCGATCGTGGGACTGCTGAGCGTCGCGGCGCTGACCGTGAGCTGCTCGTCGGCCGGTGAGGACGCGGCCGGGTCCGGTACGGGCGAGGCCGGATCCGACAGCACCTACCAGGTCGGGATGATCGGTACCGACTCGGGAGGAAACCCGGTACGGGGCGGAACCTTCACGATGGCGGGGTTCTCCGAGCCAAGGCTGCTCGATCCCGCCGAAACCATCGTCGCCGGCTCAACGGGCGGCGTCGAGATGGCCGCCGTCTACGATGTCCTGCTGCGTTGGGACAGCGAAGCGAACAAGGTGGTGCCGCGGCTTGCCGAGTCCATCAGCGCCAACGACGACTTCACCACCTGGACGCTGACACTGCGCGACGGCGTGAAGTTCAGCGACGGCAGTCCGCTGAACGCGGCGGCGGTGAAGTGGAGCATCGAGCGCTACGTCGAAAAGGGTGCGACGGAGGCCAAGCTGTGGCAGGCCAGCGTCACCAAGATCGGCACACCTGACGAGCGCACCGTGGTGTTCGAACTGGCGGACAAGTGGCCGACCTTCGACCACATGCTCACCAGCGGCCCCGGCATGATCGTCGCCAAGTCGGCCGACGCTGGCGGGAAGTTCAAGCCCGTGGGCGCGGGCCCGTTCACCTTCGAACGCCACGCCCCGCAGGAAGAGCTGGTGCTCAAGGCCAACGACGGCTACTGGGACGGCAGGCCGAACCTGGACCGAATCCGGGTGGTGTACCTCAACGACCCGCACGCGTCGATGGAGTCGTTCGGCTCCGGTGGCGTCAACTCGGTCTTCCTGCGTGATCCCGACCTGGTCGACAAGGCGCTCGCCGACAAGCTGCCCGGCTTCCTCAACATGGTCTCGCTCGGCAACGTCGCGATGATCAACGCCGCTGAAGGCCGTCCAGGCGCCGACCCCAGGGTCCGGCAGGCGATGCATCACGCGATCAACCCCGAGCTGATCCGGCAGCGCGCGTTCCAGGGCGCGGGCGTGGCGAGCAACGCCATCTTCCCGGAGTTCTCGCAGTGGCACACCGATACCGAGCCGCTGCCGTACGACCCGGAGCAGGCCAAGCGGCTGCTGAGCGAGGCGAAGGCCGACGGCTTCGACGGCAAGGTCAGCTACACCGACGCGCAGGACCCCGCTTCGAGGGCGACGGCACTGGCGTTCAAGTCCTCACTGGAAGCCGTCGGGTTCGAGGTCGAACTCGACCTCACCCGGACGGTGGCCGACCAGATCTCGAAGGTGGCGGTCAAGCAGGACTACGACGTGGCCGGCTGGGGCATCAGTTGGCGTGAGGCGGGCCCCTACGGCCGGATGTTCGCGACGCTGCACAGCAAGGGCAACCTGTCGGCGGGCATGCCCACCGGCAAGGAGATGGACGCGCTGCTGGACGAGTTCCGAGGCGCCGAGACTCTTGAGCAGCAGCGAGCCGTCATGGCCAAGATCCAGCAGCAGTGGAACGAGGACGTGCCCGCGCTGGTCTACGGTCCCACGCCGGAGTTCCTCGTCTGGGCCGAGAACATCCACGGCGTCGTCGACACCACCAACAGCATGGTGCTGCTCGACAAGGCCTGGATCGAGGGCGGTGGCTCCTGA